A genomic window from Xenorhabdus cabanillasii includes:
- the malF gene encoding maltose ABC transporter permease MalF, with product MSTRLNKKVWWSRSVLKWLFVGLMAGMGLFFTGYLTVLMYAQGEYLFAMLTLVLLGSGIYIFVNSRAYAWRYTYPGIAGMALFVLFPLICTIAIAFTNYSSTNQLTLERAKTVLMSRQYQTGESFDFKLYPEAERWVLALSITDSSKISSSNILVSEPFSLSESEKEEIILPLHERTVGFEHSAAALRIITQNRQILGKIVVILPDGSKLRMSSLRQFSGIHSLYTLSEDGNTLTNNQTGVQYRPNMETGFYQSINAKGGWGQETLSPGFTVSIGWKNFLRVIQDEGIQKPFLSIFVWTVIFSLLTVTLTVALGMILACIVQWEALKGRAIYRVLLILPYAVPSFISILIFKGLFNQSFGEINLLLNGVFGLKPDWFTDPTLARTMLIIVNTWLGYPYMMILCMGLLKAIPDDLYEASAMDGAGPLQNFFYITFPLLIKPLIPLMIASFAFNFNNFVLIQLLTKGGPDRIGTTTPAGYTDLLVSYTYRIAFEGGGGQDFGLAAAIATLIFLLVGALAIINLKTTRIKFD from the coding sequence ATGTCAACGAGATTGAACAAAAAAGTATGGTGGTCACGTTCTGTCCTGAAATGGCTTTTCGTGGGGCTGATGGCGGGGATGGGCCTATTTTTTACCGGCTATTTGACTGTGTTGATGTATGCACAAGGTGAATATCTGTTCGCTATGCTGACATTAGTATTACTGGGTAGTGGTATTTATATCTTTGTTAATAGCAGAGCTTATGCCTGGCGTTATACCTATCCGGGTATTGCTGGAATGGCTTTGTTTGTATTGTTTCCACTTATTTGCACCATTGCGATTGCTTTTACAAATTATAGCAGTACCAATCAACTCACCCTTGAGCGGGCTAAGACAGTATTAATGAGTCGTCAATATCAGACAGGAGAATCATTTGATTTCAAGCTTTATCCTGAAGCTGAGCGGTGGGTTTTGGCATTGAGTATCACGGATAGTTCCAAGATATCCAGTTCTAATATATTAGTATCAGAGCCTTTTTCTTTATCTGAATCAGAAAAGGAAGAGATAATTCTGCCATTGCATGAACGAACAGTTGGTTTTGAACATAGCGCTGCTGCATTGCGTATTATCACTCAGAACCGACAGATATTAGGGAAAATTGTGGTGATTTTGCCCGATGGCAGTAAGTTACGTATGAGTTCCCTGCGGCAATTTTCCGGCATACATTCACTTTATACTCTGAGTGAAGATGGTAACACCCTAACTAATAATCAAACTGGTGTGCAATACCGACCAAATATGGAGACGGGATTCTATCAATCCATTAATGCCAAAGGAGGGTGGGGACAAGAGACGTTAAGTCCCGGATTTACTGTTTCTATTGGGTGGAAAAACTTCCTGCGGGTGATACAGGATGAAGGTATCCAAAAACCTTTTCTCTCCATTTTTGTCTGGACGGTGATCTTTTCCCTGTTGACAGTAACATTGACTGTGGCACTGGGTATGATCCTGGCTTGTATTGTGCAGTGGGAAGCTCTTAAAGGCAGGGCAATCTACCGAGTATTACTTATCTTACCGTATGCTGTACCTTCCTTTATTTCCATCCTGATCTTCAAGGGGTTATTTAATCAGAGCTTCGGCGAAATTAACCTGCTGCTTAATGGGGTATTTGGTCTGAAACCGGATTGGTTTACGGATCCGACTCTGGCCAGAACTATGCTGATTATTGTCAATACATGGTTGGGCTATCCCTATATGATGATCCTGTGTATGGGGTTGCTGAAAGCGATTCCTGATGATTTGTATGAAGCATCTGCAATGGATGGTGCAGGACCGTTACAGAATTTCTTCTATATCACGTTCCCTCTGTTAATTAAGCCCCTGATACCATTGATGATTGCCAGCTTTGCTTTTAACTTCAACAACTTTGTTCTGATCCAATTACTCACCAAAGGCGGACCAGATCGTATTGGCACAACAACACCTGCGGGTTATACCGACCTCTTAGTCAGCTATACCTATCGTATTGCGTTTGAAGGTGGTGGGGGACAGGATTTTGGGTTAGCAGCGGCGATAGCAACGTTAATTTTCCTGCTGGTGGGAGCCTTAGCAATCATTAATCTGAAAACCACGCGTATTAAATTTGACTAA
- the malG gene encoding maltose ABC transporter permease MalG, giving the protein MAMVQPKSQRWRVWATHILMLTFIALILFPLLMVIAISLRPGNFATGSLIPDTISWEHWKLALGISVESADGRVTPPPFPVMLWLWNSVKVAFITATGIVALSTTCAYAFARMRFRGKSTLLKGMLIFQMFPAVLSLVALYALFDRLGEYIPFIGLNTHGSVIFAYMGGIALHVWTIKGYFETLDRSLEEAAMLDGATSWQVFRLILLPLSVPILAVVFILSFIGVITEVPVASLLLNDVGNYTLAVGMQQYLHPQNYLWGDFAAAAVLSAVPITVVFLLAQRWLVGGLTAGGVKG; this is encoded by the coding sequence ATGGCGATGGTGCAACCTAAATCACAACGGTGGCGAGTATGGGCAACACATATACTCATGCTGACTTTTATCGCTTTGATTTTATTTCCATTACTGATGGTTATTGCTATTTCCTTACGACCGGGAAATTTTGCTACAGGTAGTCTTATTCCAGATACGATTTCCTGGGAGCACTGGAAATTGGCACTTGGCATTAGTGTAGAATCTGCTGATGGGCGTGTCACACCTCCACCATTTCCGGTGATGTTATGGCTATGGAACTCTGTAAAAGTCGCATTTATTACTGCCACGGGTATTGTTGCACTATCAACAACATGTGCTTATGCCTTTGCTCGTATGCGTTTTCGTGGCAAAAGTACCTTGTTGAAAGGAATGCTGATTTTTCAAATGTTCCCTGCTGTTTTGTCATTGGTAGCACTGTATGCTCTGTTTGATCGATTGGGAGAATATATTCCTTTTATTGGTCTGAATACCCATGGCAGTGTGATCTTTGCTTATATGGGGGGAATTGCTCTGCATGTGTGGACGATAAAAGGTTATTTTGAAACGTTAGATCGTTCTTTAGAAGAAGCGGCTATGTTGGATGGAGCGACGTCGTGGCAAGTTTTTCGTTTGATACTTTTGCCTCTTTCTGTACCAATACTGGCGGTTGTATTTATTCTGTCTTTTATTGGAGTGATTACTGAAGTGCCAGTGGCGTCGCTATTGTTAAATGATGTGGGCAATTACACATTAGCTGTGGGTATGCAGCAATATCTTCATCCACAAAATTACCTCTGGGGTGATTTTGCAGCGGCTGCCGTACTTTCTGCTGTGCCTATCACAGTGGTTTTCTTACTTGCTCAGCGCTGGTTAGTGGGAGGATTAACAGCGGGTGGCGTGAAGGGGTGA